One segment of Pleomorphomonas sp. PLEO DNA contains the following:
- a CDS encoding CerR family C-terminal domain-containing protein has translation MTKAPSLRSATDTTRNDHTREKLLLAALELFGQYGFEGVSTRKLAERAGVNLQAINYYFDNKRGLYNAVADYLIERLQIRVGDRRKIVLERFAEAQSGDRPIDATEARDILIAVGESLLTLFADDESAIWVRYMVREQAEPTEAFDRIYTGFMQPMLTAVRHLVGILIEADPSSERTRLRTLSLVGSLIIYRVGRATILREMGWSAVGPEQIIAIRGIAADLVAGICPIGESAT, from the coding sequence ATGACAAAAGCGCCATCTCTCCGTTCCGCAACCGACACGACCCGAAACGATCATACGCGCGAGAAGCTCCTCCTCGCCGCGCTTGAACTCTTCGGTCAGTATGGCTTCGAAGGTGTGTCGACCCGCAAGCTCGCCGAGCGGGCAGGGGTCAATCTTCAGGCGATCAACTACTATTTCGACAACAAGCGCGGCCTCTATAACGCGGTCGCGGACTATCTCATCGAACGGTTGCAGATCCGCGTTGGCGACCGGCGAAAGATAGTGCTCGAGCGGTTCGCTGAAGCGCAATCCGGCGATCGGCCGATCGATGCGACCGAGGCGCGCGACATCCTCATTGCAGTGGGCGAATCCCTGCTCACCCTGTTCGCCGACGACGAGTCGGCTATCTGGGTGCGCTACATGGTGCGTGAGCAGGCTGAGCCGACTGAGGCCTTCGACCGCATCTACACAGGCTTCATGCAGCCGATGCTAACTGCCGTTCGCCATCTGGTCGGCATTCTCATCGAGGCCGATCCATCGTCCGAACGTACGCGGCTCCGAACGCTGTCGCTGGTCGGTTCGCTGATCATCTATCGTGTCGGCCGGGCCACCATCTTGCGCGAGATGGGCTGGTCGGCCGTCGGCCCCGAACAGATCATTGCGATCCGCGGCATCGCCGCCGACCTTGTCGCCGGTATCTGTCCGATCGGGGAAAGCGCCACATGA